A genomic region of Pseudomonas sp. MPC6 contains the following coding sequences:
- a CDS encoding L-fuconate dehydratase produces the protein MSIRITQLSVRDIRFPTSLSLDGSDAMNSAPDYSASYVVLHTDAPGGLEGHGLTFTIGRGNEICVAAVQSLAPMVVGLTLEEIVADMGAFWHTITVGDSQLRWLGPEKGVIHLATAAIVNALWDLWAKHEGKPVWKLLADMSPEQLVRCLDFSYVTDVLTPEEAIALLRRQVPGKAQREAQMLREGYPGYTTAPGWLGYSEDKMRQLARAAVADGWTHIKQKIGANLEDDIRRATILREEIGWERTLMMDANQVWDVDESVANMRRLAAFEPLWIEEPTSPDDILGHASIRRRIAPIGVASGEHCHNRVMFKQMFQAGALDFCQLDAARLGGLNEVLIVLLMAAKFNVPVCPHGGGVGLCEYVQNIALFDYIAVSASLHNRVLEYVDHLHEHFLDPVVIRRGRYMPPQRAGYSIEMTAETLERYQYPHGQVWLDIAGT, from the coding sequence ATGAGCATTCGAATCACCCAGCTGAGCGTTCGCGACATCCGTTTTCCCACTTCCCTGTCGCTGGACGGCTCCGATGCGATGAATAGCGCGCCGGACTATTCCGCGTCCTACGTCGTGCTGCACACCGACGCCCCTGGCGGCCTGGAAGGCCACGGCCTGACGTTCACCATCGGACGTGGCAACGAGATCTGCGTGGCGGCCGTGCAATCCCTGGCCCCGATGGTGGTCGGCCTGACCCTGGAAGAGATCGTGGCCGACATGGGCGCCTTCTGGCACACCATCACCGTGGGCGATAGCCAACTGCGCTGGCTGGGCCCGGAAAAAGGCGTGATCCACCTCGCCACCGCGGCCATCGTCAACGCCCTCTGGGACCTGTGGGCCAAGCACGAAGGCAAGCCCGTATGGAAATTGTTGGCCGACATGAGCCCGGAACAATTGGTGCGCTGCCTGGACTTCAGCTACGTCACCGACGTGCTGACCCCGGAAGAAGCCATCGCCCTGCTGCGCCGCCAGGTGCCGGGCAAGGCCCAGCGTGAAGCGCAGATGCTGCGCGAAGGCTACCCCGGCTACACCACCGCGCCGGGCTGGCTCGGCTACAGCGAAGACAAAATGCGCCAACTGGCCCGGGCCGCGGTCGCGGACGGCTGGACCCACATCAAGCAGAAAATCGGCGCCAACCTGGAAGACGATATCCGCCGCGCAACGATTTTGCGCGAAGAAATCGGCTGGGAACGGACCCTGATGATGGACGCCAACCAGGTCTGGGACGTCGATGAGTCGGTCGCGAACATGCGCCGCCTGGCCGCGTTCGAACCGTTGTGGATCGAAGAGCCGACCAGCCCCGACGACATCCTCGGCCATGCCAGCATCCGCCGGCGCATCGCACCGATCGGCGTCGCCAGCGGCGAGCATTGCCACAACCGGGTGATGTTCAAGCAGATGTTCCAGGCCGGTGCACTGGACTTCTGCCAGTTGGACGCGGCGCGCCTGGGCGGCCTGAACGAGGTGTTGATCGTGCTGCTGATGGCCGCCAAATTCAACGTGCCGGTCTGCCCCCATGGCGGTGGCGTCGGTCTGTGCGAGTACGTGCAGAACATCGCCCTGTTCGACTACATCGCCGTCTCGGCCTCGCTGCACAACCGGGTCCTCGAATACGTCGACCACCTGCACGAGCACTTCCTCGACCCGGTGGTGATCCGCCGCGGCCGCTACATGCCACCGCAGCGTGCGGGCTACAGCATCGAAATGACCGCTGAAACCCTGGAGCGTTACCAGTATCCCCACGGACAGGTGTGGCTCGATATCGCCGGCACTTGA
- a CDS encoding tRNA (adenine(22)-N(1))-methyltransferase TrmK produces the protein MNEQTLSMRLERVAAQVPAGARLADIGSDHGYLPVALMRRGAIATAVAGEVALTPFRSAERTVRENGLEQRISVRLAHGLAAIEPGDGITAISVCGMGGETIRDILDSGKARLSGRERLILQPNGGEQPLRQWLMDNGYRILCEELLRENRFYYEIIVAERAGPVVYSPEELYFGPLQMQARNPVFLAKWQRLLRQKQKTLGNFDRARQAVPEEKVQEVARQARWITELLA, from the coding sequence TTGAACGAACAGACATTGTCGATGCGCCTGGAGCGCGTGGCGGCGCAGGTGCCCGCCGGGGCGCGCCTGGCCGATATCGGCTCGGATCACGGCTACCTGCCGGTGGCGTTGATGCGCCGTGGCGCGATAGCGACGGCGGTGGCCGGCGAGGTGGCATTGACGCCGTTCCGCTCGGCCGAACGCACCGTGCGCGAGAACGGCCTGGAGCAGCGGATCAGCGTGCGCCTGGCCCATGGCCTGGCGGCGATCGAGCCGGGAGACGGGATCACGGCGATCAGCGTCTGCGGCATGGGCGGCGAAACGATCCGCGACATCCTGGACAGTGGCAAGGCGCGCCTGAGCGGCCGGGAGCGGCTGATCCTGCAGCCCAACGGCGGCGAGCAGCCGCTGCGCCAATGGCTGATGGACAATGGCTACCGCATCCTCTGCGAAGAGTTGCTGCGGGAAAACCGTTTCTACTACGAAATCATCGTCGCCGAGCGCGCCGGGCCGGTGGTGTACAGCCCCGAGGAACTGTACTTCGGCCCGCTGCAGATGCAGGCACGCAACCCGGTGTTCCTGGCCAAGTGGCAACGCCTGCTGCGCCAGAAGCAGAAGACCCTGGGTAACTTCGACCGGGCGCGGCAGGCCGTGCCCGAGGAGAAGGTGCAAGAGGTCGCCCGGCAGGCCCGGTGGATCACCGAGCTGCTGGCTTGA
- a CDS encoding TonB-dependent receptor — protein MPSPKSLPAALLGLALACPALAETRGLELGQVLIGAEDRSGEDASIEDARARLAEVPGGTNVVDLRRALQGRVASNQDVLAYQPGVYAQSAGNEGVKISIRGSGINRAPGAHASGVYAMLDGLPLTGPGGTPYELLEPLWLDHVEVLRGANGFDRGALALGGAIDYVSHTGYDAPLLQVRYAMGSHGYQQRQVSSGQVLGDFDYYVATTDARADGYQDHTASDSQGFIANFGYRFNSNLETRFYLRYRQTDNDLAGRVTKHSIEHDPRAANPAYVARDDSREQPGSTFIGNKTTYYIDDDSSIQTGLVYHDYPMDLREGPNRLKVAYTDVSGTFDYKRRDTLWGLESRSTAGLRVTRHLPNAGASESVRIPSGNTAGYAPGTPMRNFTYQGSDTVLHLGNDLEIADDLWLTTGLAAIYTRRESAVTYPQGGGKTSLNDWDYAPRLGLRYQLTPELQLFGNLSRSVEAPHPWSLIYSADQRFPAGSGAATGTQRDPIKLQNQTATTLEIGGRGDSTIGQWSLAWYYAQVHHELLSVLPDANAITPYELNASPTVHQGVEASLSSDLWSRDDGGQLSLRQSYTFSDFHYRDDDRFGDNRLPGLPMHYYQGELRYDWPQGFFAALNTQWVSKVAVDYANSYYADPYALFGATLGYNAPKGDWQTWLDMRNLTDRHYAGTVTPGYDDKGLDAARSTPGEGLAMYVGVSWSLR, from the coding sequence ATGCCCTCGCCCAAATCCTTGCCCGCTGCGCTGCTGGGGCTGGCCCTTGCCTGTCCCGCCCTGGCCGAGACCCGAGGCCTGGAGCTTGGACAAGTGCTGATCGGGGCCGAGGACCGCAGCGGTGAAGACGCCTCGATCGAGGACGCCAGGGCCCGGCTGGCCGAAGTGCCCGGCGGCACCAATGTGGTCGACCTGCGCCGCGCCCTGCAAGGCCGCGTGGCCAGCAACCAGGATGTGCTGGCCTATCAACCGGGGGTCTATGCCCAGTCTGCGGGCAACGAAGGGGTCAAGATCTCGATCCGCGGGTCGGGGATCAACCGGGCGCCGGGCGCCCATGCTTCAGGTGTGTACGCCATGCTCGACGGCCTGCCACTGACCGGCCCTGGCGGCACGCCTTATGAATTGCTGGAGCCGTTGTGGCTCGACCACGTGGAAGTGCTGCGCGGCGCCAACGGTTTCGACCGGGGCGCCCTGGCCTTGGGCGGGGCCATCGATTACGTCAGCCACACCGGCTACGACGCACCGCTGTTGCAGGTGCGCTACGCCATGGGCAGCCACGGTTATCAGCAGCGCCAGGTCAGCTCCGGGCAGGTGCTGGGTGACTTCGACTACTACGTGGCCACGACCGACGCGCGTGCCGACGGTTACCAGGACCACACCGCCAGCGACAGTCAGGGCTTCATCGCCAACTTCGGCTATCGCTTCAATTCGAACCTGGAAACCCGCTTCTACCTGCGTTATCGCCAGACCGACAACGACCTCGCCGGACGCGTGACCAAGCACTCCATCGAGCACGACCCACGGGCGGCCAACCCCGCCTACGTGGCGCGGGACGACAGCCGTGAGCAACCGGGCAGCACCTTCATCGGCAACAAGACCACCTACTACATCGACGACGATTCGAGTATCCAGACCGGCCTTGTCTACCACGACTACCCCATGGACCTGCGCGAGGGCCCCAACCGCTTGAAGGTGGCGTACACGGACGTCAGCGGCACCTTCGACTACAAGCGACGCGACACCCTCTGGGGCCTGGAAAGCCGGAGCACTGCGGGCCTGCGTGTCACCAGACACCTGCCCAATGCCGGCGCCAGCGAATCGGTGCGCATCCCCAGCGGCAACACCGCAGGTTATGCGCCGGGCACGCCCATGCGCAACTTCACCTACCAGGGTTCGGACACCGTCCTGCACCTGGGCAATGACCTGGAGATCGCCGACGACCTGTGGCTGACGACCGGCCTCGCCGCCATTTACACCCGCCGCGAAAGCGCCGTGACCTACCCGCAAGGCGGTGGCAAGACCAGCCTGAACGACTGGGACTACGCCCCGCGCCTGGGCCTGCGCTACCAACTGACACCGGAGCTGCAGCTGTTCGGCAACCTCAGCCGCTCGGTCGAAGCGCCACACCCCTGGTCGCTGATCTACAGCGCCGACCAACGCTTCCCGGCCGGTAGCGGCGCCGCCACAGGCACCCAGCGCGATCCGATCAAGTTGCAAAACCAGACCGCGACCACCCTGGAAATCGGCGGCCGCGGCGACAGCACAATCGGCCAATGGAGCCTGGCCTGGTACTACGCCCAGGTGCACCACGAATTGCTCTCGGTGCTGCCGGATGCCAACGCCATCACGCCCTACGAACTCAACGCCAGCCCCACCGTGCATCAGGGCGTGGAAGCCAGCCTGTCGAGCGACCTATGGTCACGGGACGACGGCGGCCAACTGAGCCTGCGCCAGAGCTATACCTTCAGTGACTTCCATTACCGCGACGACGACCGCTTCGGCGACAACCGCCTGCCAGGCCTGCCGATGCACTATTACCAGGGCGAACTGCGCTATGACTGGCCCCAGGGTTTCTTCGCTGCGCTCAATACCCAGTGGGTGTCCAAGGTCGCAGTTGATTACGCCAACAGCTACTACGCCGATCCCTACGCACTGTTCGGCGCGACCCTGGGCTACAACGCGCCCAAGGGCGACTGGCAGACCTGGCTGGATATGCGCAACCTGACCGACCGGCACTACGCGGGCACCGTCACGCCGGGCTATGACGACAAAGGCCTGGATGCGGCACGGTCCACGCCGGGCGAGGGGCTGGCGATGTATGTCGGGGTGTCGTGGAGCTTGCGCTGA
- a CDS encoding TetR/AcrR family transcriptional regulator, with product MATPKSSPPVRDGDAQVRANQKLRTRQALIDAAVAMRDEGHNPTVAQVAERAKVSRATAYRYFPSMEALISETAADREMQPLENLWRPGEDPVKGIGLAANALNTLLLDDEIGLHVMERSFMTVWLESESHEPLRPGRRMSYIEPIVDSLKDVLSPRARKRLKQALSIVMGTEALIAVRDISGASIEESLDTAAWAARALVRQALAEDAQARRKRGA from the coding sequence ATGGCGACCCCGAAGTCAAGCCCGCCTGTCCGGGACGGCGATGCGCAGGTTCGCGCCAACCAGAAGCTGCGAACCCGGCAGGCACTGATCGATGCCGCCGTGGCCATGCGCGACGAGGGCCATAACCCTACCGTGGCGCAAGTGGCCGAGCGCGCGAAGGTGTCGCGCGCCACGGCGTATCGCTACTTTCCCTCGATGGAGGCGTTGATCAGCGAGACGGCGGCCGATCGTGAGATGCAGCCGCTGGAGAACCTCTGGCGGCCGGGAGAGGATCCGGTAAAGGGCATCGGTCTGGCGGCGAATGCGTTGAATACGTTGCTGCTCGACGACGAGATCGGCCTGCACGTGATGGAGCGTTCGTTCATGACGGTGTGGCTCGAAAGCGAGTCCCACGAGCCCCTGCGACCGGGTCGACGGATGAGCTATATCGAGCCGATCGTCGACTCGCTCAAAGACGTGCTGTCGCCCCGGGCGCGCAAACGCCTGAAGCAGGCGCTGTCGATCGTGATGGGTACCGAGGCGTTGATCGCCGTGCGTGACATCAGTGGCGCGAGCATCGAAGAATCCCTCGACACCGCCGCCTGGGCGGCTCGGGCGCTGGTGCGTCAGGCGTTGGCGGAAGATGCACAGGCGCGGCGCAAGCGCGGCGCTTAG
- a CDS encoding alpha/beta hydrolase has product MKMALQDTTGKTRRRLLGSSLLAFTLFGVLGAAQAQTTTAAQPAATNAGATHASPSPFGPLKHVNAGLLNVAYAETGPADGPVVILLHGWPYDIHSYDEVAPLLAAKGYRVLMPYARGYGDTQFLSEKTLRNGQPAALASDVIDFMDALKIKQAVLGGYDWGARSADIVSALWPERVKALVSVSGYLIGNQAAGKNPLPPKAELQWWYQFYFATDRGRAGYEKNTHDFAKLIWQLASPQWAFDDTTFERSAKALDNPDHVDITVFNYRWRLGLVQGESRYEALEQKLATAPSINVPTITLEGDANGAPHPAPEDYAKRFTGKYEFRLISGGIGHNLPQEDPQAFAKAVIDADHL; this is encoded by the coding sequence ATGAAAATGGCACTGCAGGATACAACCGGCAAAACCCGCCGCCGTCTGCTCGGCTCGTCGCTCCTCGCGTTCACCCTGTTCGGCGTTCTCGGTGCGGCGCAGGCGCAAACCACCACCGCCGCGCAGCCCGCCGCGACCAACGCCGGTGCCACCCATGCATCCCCCTCTCCGTTCGGCCCGTTGAAGCATGTCAATGCCGGGCTGCTGAACGTGGCGTACGCCGAAACAGGCCCGGCCGACGGGCCGGTGGTGATACTTCTGCACGGCTGGCCTTATGACATTCACAGCTATGACGAGGTCGCCCCCTTGCTGGCAGCCAAGGGCTATCGGGTGTTGATGCCCTATGCGCGGGGCTATGGCGACACGCAATTTCTCTCGGAGAAAACCCTGCGCAACGGCCAACCCGCTGCGCTGGCCAGTGACGTCATCGACTTCATGGATGCACTGAAGATCAAACAAGCCGTGCTCGGTGGCTATGATTGGGGCGCGCGTTCGGCCGACATCGTCTCGGCGTTGTGGCCGGAGCGGGTCAAGGCGCTGGTCTCGGTCAGCGGCTATCTGATCGGTAACCAGGCGGCCGGCAAGAACCCGCTGCCGCCCAAGGCTGAGTTGCAGTGGTGGTATCAGTTCTACTTCGCCACCGACCGCGGCCGCGCCGGGTACGAGAAAAACACCCACGACTTCGCCAAGCTAATCTGGCAGTTGGCGTCGCCGCAATGGGCCTTCGATGACACCACTTTCGAGCGCAGCGCCAAGGCGCTGGACAACCCCGACCATGTCGACATCACCGTCTTCAACTACCGCTGGCGCCTGGGCCTGGTCCAGGGCGAAAGCCGCTACGAGGCGCTCGAGCAGAAACTGGCCACGGCGCCGTCCATCAATGTGCCGACCATCACCCTGGAGGGCGATGCCAACGGCGCCCCGCACCCTGCCCCCGAGGATTACGCCAAGCGCTTCACCGGCAAATACGAGTTCCGGCTGATCAGCGGCGGCATCGGCCACAACCTGCCCCAGGAAGACCCGCAGGCGTTCGCCAAGGCGGTGATCGATGCGGATCACCTTTGA